The DNA region ATCGAGCAGATGCGGGCTGCGGGCGCCAAGGCCGTCGACTGGGTCGACTTCGACGCGCTGGACACCGAGAGTCACCCGAAGGTGATCGACTCGGCCTGTCGCGTGGGCGATGCCCAGACCGACATAGACGTCGCGGTCGTCGCCTTCGGCCTGCTCGGTGATGCTGAAGAGCTCTGGCAGGACCAGCGCAAGGCCGTCCAGATCGCCGGGATCAACTACACCGCGGCTGTTTCCGTCGGTGTCCTGCTCGGCGAGAAGATGCGTGCGCAGGGCTCGGGCCGCATCATCGCGATGAGCTCCGCGGCCGGCGAGCGCGTCCGCCGTTCCAACTTCGTGTACGGCTCCACCAAGGCCGGCCTGGACGGCTTCTATCTCGGACTCGGGGAAGCTCTGCGGGAGTTCGGCGTTCGGGTTCTGGTCATCCGGCCCGGCCAGGTACGCACGACGACGACGATCGAGCACTGGAAGGCCACCGGCGCCAAAGAGGCGCCGTTCACCGTCGACAAGGAAGACGTCGCCGAGATGGCGGTGGCGGCGTCGAACAAAGGTACGGACCTGATCTGGGCACCGGGCGCGTTCCGCTACGTGATGATGGTGCTGCGTCACATCCCTCGCCCCGTCTTCCGCAAGCTGCCTATCTGATGGGTGGCGCACTGGCCGCGCCGATCAGAGTGGCCGGCCAGATGGTCCTGGCGATCGCCGTCACGGTGGTGATCGCCGTCGTCGCACTGTTCGCGATCGCACGCGTCGACTGGCCCGCCTACAACTCGTCGAACCAGCTGCACGCGCTGACCACCGTCGGCCAAGTGGTCTGCCTGGCAGGGCTGTTGGCGTGCGGACTGCTGTGGCGACGAGGCCGACAGGTACTGGCCCGCCTCGGCGCGGTCACCATGCTGTCGGCGTTCTCGCTCGTCACGCTCGCGATGCCACTCGGCGCCACCAAGCTGTACCTCTTCGGAATCTCGGTCGACCAGCAGTTCCGCACCGAGTACATGACCCGCCTCGCCGATTCGCCCGGCCTGCACGACATGACCTACATCGGACTGCCACCGTTCTACCCGCCAGGGTGGTTCTGGATCGGCGGCCGCCTGGCAGACCTCACCGGGACGCCGGCATGGGAGATGTTCAAGCCCTGGTCGATCATCTCGATCACGATCGCGATCGTGCTGGCTTTTGTGCTGTGGGCCAACATGATCCGTTTCGAGTACGCGCTGGTGGTCTCGACCGCCACTGCCGCGGCCGCGCTGGCATACGCCCCGGCCGAGCCCTACGCGGCCGTCATCGCGGTGATGCTGCCGCCGATTTTTGTCCTCGGCTGGTCGGGTCTGCGTGCGGCGGACAGACGAGGCGGCTGGGCCGCGGTTGTCGGCGTCGGCATCTTCCTGGGCGTCGCCGCGCTGTCCTACACCCTGCTGCTCGGGTACGCCGCGTTCACGCTGACGGTCATGGCGGTCCTGGTCAGCGTCAGCCGCAGACACTGGGAACCACTGCTGCGACTGCTCGTGATCGCGGTCATCTCGGGCCTGCTCGCCCTCATCGGTTGGGCGCCCTACCTGCTCGCCGCCGCCCGCGGGACACCGGCCGACTCGGGCACCGCCCAGCACTATCTGCCCGCCGACGGCGCCCAGCTGTCCTTCCCGATGCTGCAGTTCACCCTGCTGGGCGCGCTGTGCATGCTCGGCACCCTGTGGCTGGTGATCTACGCCTGCACCTCCACCCGCGCGGGGGCGCTGGCCGTGGCGGTGCTGACGGTCTACGCCTGGTCCCTGCTGTCGATGCTGACCACGCTGGTGGGGACCACGCTGCTGTCCTTCCGGCTGCAGCCGACCCTGACCATCCTGCTGACGGCCGCCGGTGCCTTCGGTTTCCTCGAGGCGGCCCGCGCAGTCGCCGCCCGCGTGCAGACACCCAATGCGAGCCGGGTCGTCGCGGTCGCCACCGCGATCGGCGCCCTCGGCGCGGTGACCTTCAGCCAGGACATCCCCGACGTGCTGCGCTCCGACATCGTCGTCGCCTACACCGACACCGACGGCTACGGCCAGCGCGCCGACCGGCGTCCGCCCGGCGCGGAGCAGTACTACCGGGAGATCGATGACCGGATCCTGGAGGTGACGGGCCGGCCGCGCAACGAGACCGTCGTCATGACCGCCGACTATAGCTTCCTGTCCTACTACCCGTACTACGGTTTCCAAGGCCTGACCTCGCATTACGCCAACCCGCTGGCGCAGTTCGAGCAGCGTGCCGAGGCCATCGAGGGGTGGGCCAGGCTGACCGACGCCGACCAGTTCATCAGCGCGCTCGACACGATGCCGTGGGAGCCGCCGACGGTGTTCCTGATGCGCCGAGGCGCCAACGACACCTACACCCTGCGGCTGGCGTCGGACGTCTACCCCAACCAGCCCAACGTGCGCCGCTACCACGTCGCGCTCGACGACGCGCTGTTCGACGATCCCCGCTTCGACGTGTCCACGGTCGGGCCGTTCGTGCTGGCCATCCGCAAGCCAATTACCATCTAGCCCCGTGGTCCGAGAGCCGAGCAACCACCGCACTGCGCGGCTCATCGCGATCGTCGCCGGGTTGCTGGGGACACTTCTGGCGATCGCTACCCCGCTGCTCCCGGTCAACCAGACCACCGCCGAGCTGAACTGGCCGCAGGACGGCGTGCTCGGCAGCGTCAACGCCCCGCTGATCGGCTACGTCGCCACCGACCTCGAGATCAGCGTGCCGTGCAGCGCCGCCGCCGGCCTCGACGGACCCGGACGCACCGTGCTGCTGTCG from Mycobacterium sp. DL includes:
- a CDS encoding decaprenylphospho-beta-D-erythro-pentofuranosid-2-ulose 2-reductase, which translates into the protein MVFDATGNPQTILLLGGTSEIALAIAERYLRDARARVVLADLPGHPRKDAAIEQMRAAGAKAVDWVDFDALDTESHPKVIDSACRVGDAQTDIDVAVVAFGLLGDAEELWQDQRKAVQIAGINYTAAVSVGVLLGEKMRAQGSGRIIAMSSAAGERVRRSNFVYGSTKAGLDGFYLGLGEALREFGVRVLVIRPGQVRTTTTIEHWKATGAKEAPFTVDKEDVAEMAVAASNKGTDLIWAPGAFRYVMMVLRHIPRPVFRKLPI
- a CDS encoding galactan 5-O-arabinofuranosyltransferase — its product is MGGALAAPIRVAGQMVLAIAVTVVIAVVALFAIARVDWPAYNSSNQLHALTTVGQVVCLAGLLACGLLWRRGRQVLARLGAVTMLSAFSLVTLAMPLGATKLYLFGISVDQQFRTEYMTRLADSPGLHDMTYIGLPPFYPPGWFWIGGRLADLTGTPAWEMFKPWSIISITIAIVLAFVLWANMIRFEYALVVSTATAAAALAYAPAEPYAAVIAVMLPPIFVLGWSGLRAADRRGGWAAVVGVGIFLGVAALSYTLLLGYAAFTLTVMAVLVSVSRRHWEPLLRLLVIAVISGLLALIGWAPYLLAAARGTPADSGTAQHYLPADGAQLSFPMLQFTLLGALCMLGTLWLVIYACTSTRAGALAVAVLTVYAWSLLSMLTTLVGTTLLSFRLQPTLTILLTAAGAFGFLEAARAVAARVQTPNASRVVAVATAIGALGAVTFSQDIPDVLRSDIVVAYTDTDGYGQRADRRPPGAEQYYREIDDRILEVTGRPRNETVVMTADYSFLSYYPYYGFQGLTSHYANPLAQFEQRAEAIEGWARLTDADQFISALDTMPWEPPTVFLMRRGANDTYTLRLASDVYPNQPNVRRYHVALDDALFDDPRFDVSTVGPFVLAIRKPITI